From one Plasmodium knowlesi strain H genome assembly, chromosome: 11 genomic stretch:
- a CDS encoding KIR protein codes for MSPKGGKAGQLTKHVLESVLPSRGKYSSLEGDNDNCGFNSKNLMDNALDSYSSLSEYIGKIAKAQCCAAALGGNSSSENEYCDYLYFFTGDLVLTGLDDTKFKKAMEDIYQKMETHLDKFKCTNKYPTITIQNDELFQKMKKVHDYYRDYERIEYYIKKHNYMCDDTVSSYLEEIKKAYDAISGKCPNHDGSSDEPYCNDFNNWFRDTKYGTLLQKKCLKDEEAALQEQAVRGHSSTHSGQGSEILGGRVSGGEGKGGSDGGGSHRGDDDQDVVLIGDAVDTGASGVTPGAVAGGTIATIGLPAIGFFLYKYTNLFDGIKNSLFGGSNNSNNRRGRRSIGRRQHIDDTFTENDSSTLGDDGSTTLGGGGSSTDVSTIYNEPPRRSIGRRERAGTNNRRPGNIRYYAT; via the exons ATGTCAccaaagggaggaaaagcaGGGCAGCTCACG AAGCATGTTTTAGAGAGCGTATTACCCTCACGGGGGAAGTATAGTAGTTTAGAGGGTGATAACGATAATTGTGGTTTTAATTCTAAAAACTTAATGGATAATGCCTTAGACAGTTATTCGAGTTTAAGTGAATATATAggcaaaattgcaaaagcGCAGTGCTGCGCAGCAGCACTGGGAGGAAACAGCTCATCCGAAAATGAGTATTGTGATtacctatattttttcacgGGGGATTTAGTACTTACTGGTTTGGATGACACTAAATTTAAGAAGGCTATGGAGGACATCtatcaaaaaatggaaactcaTTTGGACAAATTCAAATGTACGAATAAGTACCCCACGATTACCATACAGAACGACGAACTTTtccagaaaatgaaaaaagtacaTGACTACTATAGGGATTATGAAAGGATAGAGTACTACATAAAGAAACATAATTACATGTGCGATGACACTGTTAGCTCATATTTGGAAGAAATTAAGAAAGCTTACGATGCTATAAGTGGAAAATGTCCCAATCATGATGGAAGTAGTGATGAACCATATTGTAATGATTTTAATAATTGGTTCAGGGACACGAAGTATGGAACCCTATTACAGAAGAAGTGTCTAAAGGACGAGGAAGCTGCGCTGCAGGAGCAAGCGGTCAGGGGACATTCATCTACACATAGTGGTCAGGGGAGCGAAATATTGGGAGGTCGTGTCTCTGgtggtgaaggaaaaggtggcTCCGATGGTGGTGGTAGTCACAGAGGAGATGACGACCAGGATGTTGTACTTATTGGTGATGCCGTCGACACCGGTGCAAGTGGTGTCACACCTGGTGCTGTAGCTGGTGGTACCATTGCCACCATAGGATTACCAGCAAttggtttctttttatacaaa tatactAATCtatttgatggaataaaaaactcCCTCTTTGGTGGCAGCAATAACAGCAACaacagaagaggaagaagatctaTTGGTCGACGTCAACACATTGACGACACTTTCACAGAGAATGATTCTTCCACACTAGGAGACGACGGTTCCACCACCCTGGGTGGTGGTGGCTCCTCCACCGATGTTTCTACCATATATAATGAACCACCTCGTCGATCAATcggaagaagggaaagggccGGAACAAATAATAGAAGACCAGGGAATATACGTTATTATGCGACgtaa